In one Blastococcus sp. Marseille-P5729 genomic region, the following are encoded:
- a CDS encoding MFS transporter, translating to MPAAVLILLGALTAVGPIALDLYLSAFPQIAAELGTTPTQVQLTLTACMIGLAVGQLVSGIASDALGRKRPLLVGMAFFFGFSLLCMLSQSIWMLIVARFLQGVGGGAGIVIARAVIRDRTTGCWHGGSPRTPGSACPSVGSRSRAASSCSPPPWTERRSGW from the coding sequence ATGCCCGCTGCCGTGCTCATCCTCCTGGGTGCGCTCACGGCAGTCGGGCCGATCGCCCTGGACCTCTACCTGTCAGCCTTTCCGCAGATCGCCGCGGAACTCGGCACCACCCCGACCCAGGTCCAGCTCACCCTCACCGCTTGCATGATCGGCCTGGCCGTCGGACAGCTGGTCAGCGGCATCGCGAGCGATGCGCTGGGCCGCAAACGACCGCTGCTGGTCGGAATGGCGTTCTTCTTCGGGTTCTCGCTGCTGTGCATGCTCTCGCAGAGCATCTGGATGCTGATCGTCGCGCGCTTCCTGCAGGGCGTCGGCGGCGGCGCCGGGATCGTGATCGCCAGGGCCGTCATCCGCGACCGGACAACCGGCTGCTGGCACGGTGGTTCTCCCCGCACGCCCGGCTCGGCATGTCCATCGGTGGGATCGCGCTCGCGGGCGGCGTCCTCGTGCTCGCCGCCGCCCTGGACCGAGCGCCGATCTGGCTGGTGA